The Rhodopseudomonas palustris genome window below encodes:
- the tsf gene encoding translation elongation factor Ts has protein sequence MATITAAMVKELRETTGVGMMDCKQALAENDGNMDAAVDWLRKKGLSKAAKKAGRVAAEGLIGALTDGVKGVVIEVNSETDFVARNEQFQGLVKMIAQVALKVGADVDKINAAPVGSSTVAGAISDAIATIGENMTLRRAAALEVSQGVVASYVHGAVIDGAGKMGVIVALESAGKTDELAALGRQLAMHVAAANPQALDPAGLDPDVVRREREVMADKYRQQGKPENMIEKIVENGLKTYYKEVCLLEQAYIHDEKGKAVGQAVKEAEGKIGAPIKITGFVRYALGEGIEKQTSDFAAEVAAVSGQK, from the coding sequence ATGGCAACGATTACTGCAGCGATGGTCAAGGAGCTGCGCGAAACCACCGGCGTCGGCATGATGGACTGCAAGCAGGCGCTCGCCGAGAACGACGGCAACATGGATGCCGCGGTCGACTGGCTGCGCAAGAAGGGCCTGTCGAAGGCCGCCAAGAAGGCCGGCCGCGTCGCCGCCGAGGGCCTGATCGGCGCCCTGACCGACGGCGTCAAGGGCGTCGTCATCGAAGTCAATTCCGAGACCGATTTCGTCGCGCGCAACGAGCAGTTCCAGGGCCTGGTCAAGATGATCGCCCAGGTCGCGCTCAAGGTCGGCGCCGACGTCGACAAGATCAACGCCGCGCCGGTCGGCTCCTCGACCGTCGCCGGTGCGATCTCGGACGCGATCGCCACCATCGGCGAGAACATGACCCTTCGCCGCGCTGCTGCGCTGGAAGTGTCGCAGGGCGTGGTCGCGAGCTACGTCCACGGTGCGGTGATCGACGGCGCCGGCAAGATGGGCGTGATCGTCGCGCTGGAATCCGCCGGCAAGACCGACGAACTGGCCGCGCTCGGCCGCCAGCTCGCGATGCACGTCGCCGCCGCCAACCCGCAGGCGCTGGATCCGGCCGGGCTCGACCCGGACGTCGTCCGCCGCGAGCGCGAGGTGATGGCCGACAAGTATCGCCAGCAGGGCAAGCCTGAGAACATGATCGAGAAGATCGTCGAGAACGGCCTGAAGACCTACTACAAGGAAGTCTGCCTGCTTGAGCAGGCCTACATCCACGACGAGAAGGGCAAGGCCGTCGGTCAGGCGGTCAAGGAAGCCGAGGGCAAGATCGGCGCGCCGATCAAGATCACCGGCTTCGTCCGCTACGCGCTCGGCGAAGGCATCGAGAAGCAGACCTCGGACTTCGCGGCCGAAGTCGCCGCGGTCTCGGGCCAGAAGTAG
- the frr gene encoding ribosome recycling factor: protein MQSEKFDINDLKRRMQGASQALQHELGGLRTGRAAASMLEPVQVDAYGTHMPLNQLATVTVPEPRLLSVQVWDKSMVRAVEKAIVDSNLGLSPATEGQVLRLRIPELNQDRRKELVKVAHKYAEAARVAVRHVRRDGLDTIKKLEKAHEISEDDQKRLDQEVQKATDSAISEIDQLLASKEKEILTV from the coding sequence ATGCAGTCCGAAAAGTTCGACATCAATGATTTGAAGCGCCGGATGCAGGGCGCGTCGCAGGCGTTGCAGCACGAACTCGGCGGCCTGCGCACCGGCCGCGCGGCGGCTTCGATGCTGGAGCCCGTGCAGGTCGATGCCTATGGCACCCACATGCCGCTCAATCAGCTCGCCACCGTCACCGTGCCCGAGCCCCGCTTGCTGTCGGTGCAGGTGTGGGACAAGTCGATGGTCAGGGCGGTCGAAAAGGCGATCGTCGACTCCAACCTTGGCCTCAGCCCGGCCACCGAGGGCCAGGTGTTGCGGCTGCGGATTCCCGAACTCAACCAGGATCGCCGCAAGGAACTGGTGAAGGTCGCGCACAAATACGCCGAGGCCGCCCGCGTCGCGGTCCGCCACGTGCGCCGCGACGGCCTCGATACGATCAAGAAGCTGGAGAAGGCCCACGAGATCTCCGAGGACGATCAGAAGCGGCTGGATCAGGAAGTGCAGAAGGCGACCGACAGCGCGATTTCCGAGATCGATCAGTTGCTCGCGAGCAAGGAAAAGGAAATCCTGACCGTCTAG
- the rseP gene encoding RIP metalloprotease RseP translates to MADLFMNGFNTLSHGLVGYVVPFLFVLTIVVFFHELGHFLVARWNGVRVLTFSLGFGPEIAGFNDRHGTRWKLSAIPLGGYVKFFGDESEASTPSSESLSKMSESERSVSFHHKKVGPRAAIVVAGPVANFILAIVLFTFLFSVFGVPSTTARVDNIQPGSAAEAAGFKPGDVVVAIDGSPIQNFQEMQRTVSTEAGRQLNFTVKRGAETVELKATPEFREIKDRFGNAQRLGILGISRSTAANEVTTERPSPPAAFWMGIKETWFVVDRTFSYIGGLFAGREAADQLGGPLRIAQISGQVATIGFTPLLHLAAVLSISIGLLNLFPVPLLDGGHLMFYAIEAVRGRPLSERAQEMGFRIGLGLVLMLMVFATYNDILHLASS, encoded by the coding sequence ATGGCCGATCTTTTTATGAATGGGTTCAACACGTTGAGCCACGGACTCGTGGGCTACGTGGTGCCCTTTCTGTTTGTGCTGACGATAGTGGTGTTCTTCCACGAACTTGGTCATTTTCTGGTCGCCCGCTGGAATGGTGTCAGGGTACTGACTTTCTCCCTGGGCTTCGGTCCGGAGATCGCCGGATTCAACGACCGTCACGGAACCCGCTGGAAACTGTCGGCGATCCCGCTCGGCGGCTATGTGAAGTTCTTCGGCGATGAGAGCGAGGCCAGCACGCCTTCCAGCGAATCGCTGTCGAAGATGAGCGAGTCGGAGCGCTCGGTCAGCTTCCACCACAAGAAGGTGGGACCGCGCGCGGCTATCGTCGTCGCCGGGCCGGTGGCCAATTTCATCCTGGCGATCGTGCTGTTCACCTTCCTGTTTTCGGTGTTCGGCGTCCCGAGCACGACGGCCCGGGTCGACAACATCCAGCCGGGAAGTGCGGCCGAGGCGGCCGGCTTCAAGCCGGGCGACGTCGTCGTCGCGATCGACGGAAGCCCGATTCAGAACTTTCAGGAGATGCAGCGCACCGTCAGCACCGAGGCCGGGCGCCAACTGAATTTCACCGTTAAGCGCGGTGCCGAGACCGTCGAACTGAAGGCGACTCCGGAGTTTCGCGAGATCAAGGACCGGTTCGGCAACGCCCAGCGTCTCGGCATTCTGGGGATCAGCCGCTCGACCGCCGCCAATGAGGTGACCACCGAGCGGCCGAGCCCGCCGGCTGCGTTCTGGATGGGAATCAAGGAGACCTGGTTCGTCGTCGATCGGACCTTCTCCTATATCGGCGGCCTGTTCGCCGGCCGCGAGGCGGCCGACCAGCTCGGCGGTCCGTTGCGAATCGCTCAGATCTCTGGGCAGGTCGCGACCATCGGCTTCACCCCGCTGCTCCATCTGGCGGCGGTGCTGTCGATTTCGATCGGGTTGCTCAACCTGTTTCCGGTGCCGCTGCTCGATGGCGGCCATCTGATGTTCTACGCCATCGAGGCCGTCCGCGGCCGTCCGCTGTCGGAGCGGGCGCAGGAAATGGGCTTCCGGATAGGGTTGGGACTGGTGCTGATGTTGATGGTTTTCGCGACCTACAACGACATCCTGCACCTGGCTTCATCGTAG
- the bamA gene encoding outer membrane protein assembly factor BamA, with product MNAGMRLLRGGLLAAALVFFAVPVATTATAVLTASPAAAQSASSIQVEGNRRVEADTIRSYFKPGPGGRLDQGSIDDGLKALIETGLFQDVRINQGGGGRIVVSVVENPVIGRLAFEGNKKIKDEQISAEIQSKPRGTLSRPMVQSDALRIAEIYRRSGRYDVRVDPQIIEQPNNRVDLVFVVNEGAKTGVKSIEFIGNQAFSSYRLKDVIKTRESNLLSFLGSGDVYDPDRVEADRDLIRRFYLKNGYADVQVVAALTEYDPERKGFLVSFKIEEGQQYRVGSVNFESTIPNFDANSLSSFSRVNVGSLYNAEALEKSVEEMQIEMSRRGYAFAVVRPRGDRNFESHTVSIVFSIEEGARVYIERINVVGNTRTRDYVIRREFDIAEGDAYNRALVDRAERRLKNLDFFKSVKISTEPGSSSDRVILVVNLEEKSTGDFSVSGGYSTSNGAMGEVSVSERNFLGRGLFAKATVQYGQYARGYSLSLVEPYLLDYRVALGLDLYQREQLANSYISYGTKTLGISPRLGFALREDLTLQLRYSLYRQEITLPSYLNNCNNNLGASNYFPTPQFIAAGNPNNTGYGALGCYGDGEASLPVRIGLSNGAYWTSSVGYTLTYNTLDNTRNPTNGLLVDFRQDFAGVGGDVKFLKSAFDAKYYTPLVSDLVGIVHLQAGNLSTYGGNQLRMLDHFQMGPNLVRGFAPNGIGPRDIGQYAFYGYGGDALGGTNYWGASVELQMPFWFLPKEVGLKGAVYADAGSLFDYKGPTSWTLTNEVNTPGCTPASQTSIGTCAGLNYDDTNLVRTSVGVGLIWASPFGPLRFDYAIPITKGKYDRVQEFKFGGGTSF from the coding sequence ATGAATGCTGGAATGCGATTGTTGCGGGGGGGACTTCTTGCTGCCGCCCTGGTGTTTTTCGCCGTACCGGTCGCCACGACGGCGACTGCTGTATTGACGGCGTCGCCTGCGGCCGCGCAGTCTGCCTCCTCGATCCAGGTCGAGGGCAACCGCCGGGTCGAAGCCGATACCATTCGCTCCTACTTCAAGCCGGGCCCAGGTGGCCGGCTCGACCAGGGCAGCATCGACGACGGCCTCAAGGCGTTGATCGAAACGGGTCTGTTCCAGGACGTCCGGATCAATCAGGGCGGCGGCGGCCGCATCGTCGTCAGCGTCGTGGAAAACCCGGTGATCGGCCGGCTCGCTTTCGAGGGCAACAAGAAGATCAAGGACGAGCAGATCTCGGCTGAAATCCAGTCGAAGCCGCGCGGCACGCTGTCCCGCCCGATGGTGCAGTCCGACGCGCTGCGGATCGCCGAAATCTATCGCCGGTCCGGCCGTTACGACGTTCGCGTCGATCCGCAGATCATCGAGCAGCCGAACAATCGCGTCGACCTGGTGTTCGTCGTCAACGAAGGCGCCAAGACCGGCGTCAAGTCGATCGAGTTCATCGGAAACCAGGCGTTCTCCTCCTACCGCCTGAAGGACGTCATCAAGACCCGCGAGTCCAACCTGCTGAGCTTCCTCGGCTCGGGCGACGTTTACGACCCGGATCGGGTCGAGGCCGACCGCGACCTGATCCGGCGCTTCTATCTGAAGAACGGCTACGCCGACGTGCAGGTGGTTGCCGCGCTGACCGAGTACGATCCGGAGCGCAAGGGCTTTCTGGTCTCCTTCAAGATCGAGGAAGGCCAGCAATATCGCGTCGGGTCGGTGAACTTCGAATCGACCATTCCGAATTTCGACGCCAATTCGCTGAGCAGCTTCTCGCGTGTGAATGTCGGCTCGCTGTACAATGCCGAGGCGCTCGAGAAGTCCGTCGAGGAAATGCAGATCGAGATGTCGCGTCGCGGCTATGCGTTCGCCGTCGTGCGACCGCGGGGCGACCGCAATTTCGAATCCCACACCGTCTCGATCGTGTTCTCGATCGAGGAGGGCGCTCGGGTCTATATCGAGCGGATCAATGTTGTCGGCAACACCCGCACCCGCGACTACGTCATCCGGCGTGAGTTCGACATTGCCGAAGGCGATGCCTACAACCGCGCGCTGGTCGATCGTGCCGAGCGCCGGCTGAAGAACCTCGACTTTTTCAAGTCCGTGAAGATCTCGACCGAACCCGGTTCGTCGAGCGACCGCGTCATTCTGGTGGTCAATCTCGAAGAGAAATCGACCGGCGACTTCTCGGTCTCGGGCGGCTATTCGACCAGCAACGGTGCGATGGGCGAAGTCAGCGTCTCGGAGCGCAACTTCCTCGGTCGCGGCCTGTTCGCCAAGGCGACCGTGCAATACGGCCAGTATGCCCGCGGCTATTCGCTGTCGCTGGTGGAGCCGTACCTGCTCGACTACCGCGTCGCGCTCGGCCTCGACCTGTATCAGCGCGAACAGCTCGCCAACAGCTACATCTCGTACGGCACCAAGACGCTCGGCATCAGCCCGCGGCTCGGCTTCGCGCTGCGCGAGGACCTGACCCTGCAGTTGCGCTATTCGCTGTATCGGCAGGAAATCACGCTGCCGTCGTACCTGAACAATTGTAACAACAACCTCGGCGCCTCGAACTATTTCCCGACTCCGCAGTTCATCGCCGCCGGTAACCCGAACAACACCGGCTACGGCGCGCTCGGCTGCTACGGCGACGGCGAAGCCTCGCTGCCGGTCCGCATCGGCCTGTCCAACGGCGCCTACTGGACCTCGTCGGTCGGCTACACCCTGACCTACAACACGCTGGACAACACCCGGAACCCGACCAACGGTCTGCTCGTCGACTTCCGCCAGGATTTCGCCGGCGTCGGCGGCGACGTGAAGTTCCTGAAGTCGGCGTTCGATGCCAAGTACTACACGCCGCTGGTTTCGGATCTGGTCGGCATCGTCCACCTCCAGGCCGGCAATCTCAGCACCTATGGCGGCAACCAGCTGCGCATGCTCGACCACTTCCAGATGGGTCCGAACCTGGTCCGCGGCTTCGCGCCGAACGGCATCGGTCCGCGCGACATCGGCCAGTATGCCTTCTACGGCTACGGCGGCGACGCGCTCGGCGGCACCAACTACTGGGGCGCATCGGTCGAGTTGCAGATGCCGTTCTGGTTCCTGCCGAAGGAAGTCGGGCTCAAGGGCGCCGTCTATGCCGACGCCGGTTCGCTGTTCGACTACAAGGGCCCGACGTCGTGGACGCTCACCAACGAAGTCAATACGCCCGGTTGTACGCCGGCGAGCCAGACCTCGATCGGCACCTGCGCCGGCCTCAACTACGACGACACCAATCTGGTCCGCACCTCCGTCGGTGTCGGCCTGATTTGGGCCTCGCCGTTCGGTCCGCTGCGGTTCGACTACGCAATCCCGATCACCAAGGGCAAGTACGACCGCGTCCAGGAATTCAAATTCGGCGGCGGGACTTCGTTCTAA
- a CDS encoding phosphatidate cytidylyltransferase, which produces MSQDNAAPAPAAEQGSRNFLLRLAAALVLAPAAIAIAYFGGWAWAVLATAVAIGLFLEWLSIVGAARDFRVLVIGCLTLLVCGIGLVFDKPAPAMLAAVLGVGGLAVLGDQPRRWTTSGLGYAAIALIASILVRLDPDYGFPALILIFLIVWGTDIGGYFAGRGIGGPKLWPRVSPKKTWAGAIGGLVLSLLVGLGFALAGFGKIVPLLILAAVLSTVSQLGDLFESAVKRQFGVKDSSHIIPGHGGLLDRLDGYVAAVAFAAVIGLTRESLDGIGRGLMVW; this is translated from the coding sequence GTGAGCCAGGACAACGCGGCGCCGGCGCCGGCAGCCGAGCAGGGCTCCCGGAACTTCTTGTTGCGTCTCGCCGCTGCGCTCGTGCTGGCGCCGGCTGCGATCGCCATCGCTTATTTCGGCGGCTGGGCATGGGCCGTGCTCGCGACCGCCGTCGCCATCGGTCTTTTCCTGGAATGGCTGTCGATCGTCGGCGCCGCGCGAGATTTTCGCGTGCTGGTGATCGGCTGCCTGACGCTGCTGGTCTGCGGCATCGGGCTGGTGTTCGACAAGCCGGCGCCGGCGATGCTGGCGGCCGTGCTCGGCGTCGGCGGCTTGGCGGTGCTGGGCGATCAGCCGCGGCGCTGGACCACCTCGGGGCTCGGTTATGCGGCGATCGCGCTGATCGCATCGATCCTGGTGCGACTCGACCCGGACTACGGGTTTCCTGCGCTGATCCTGATTTTCCTGATCGTCTGGGGCACCGACATCGGCGGCTATTTTGCCGGCCGCGGCATCGGAGGTCCGAAGCTGTGGCCGCGCGTCAGCCCGAAGAAGACCTGGGCGGGCGCGATCGGCGGCCTCGTCCTCAGCCTGCTGGTCGGACTCGGCTTCGCCCTGGCCGGATTCGGGAAAATCGTTCCTCTGCTTATCCTTGCAGCGGTTCTCTCAACTGTTTCCCAGCTCGGCGATTTGTTCGAATCCGCGGTCAAGCGCCAGTTCGGCGTCAAGGATTCCAGCCACATCATCCCTGGCCATGGCGGGCTGCTCGACCGGCTCGACGGCTATGTCGCGGCGGTGGCGTTCGCCGCTGTGATCGGGCTGACGCGGGAATCGCTGGATGGTATTGGCCGCGGTCTTATGGTGTGGTGA
- the pyrH gene encoding UMP kinase, whose amino-acid sequence MGEPIYRRVVVKLSGEYFAGPQHYGIDQPTIDRVAGDLIAARGLGVEIAVVVGGGNIFRGVEVSARGVSRPTGDTMGMLATVMNCLALGEALRRHGQAARTFSALLMPEVCDLYTRASALETLAAGGIALLAGGTGNPFFTTDTTAVLRAAEIDAGAVLKATNVDGVYTADPKRDPNAKRFERLTHSEALAGGYKVMDATAFALARETSLPIIVFSIAEPGSIGAVLGGAGRATVVAG is encoded by the coding sequence ATGGGTGAGCCGATCTATCGTCGTGTGGTGGTCAAGCTATCGGGCGAGTATTTCGCCGGCCCCCAGCATTACGGCATCGATCAGCCCACCATCGATCGCGTCGCCGGCGACCTGATCGCGGCGCGCGGCCTCGGCGTCGAGATCGCCGTCGTGGTCGGCGGCGGCAACATCTTCCGTGGCGTCGAGGTCTCGGCGCGCGGCGTGTCGCGCCCGACCGGCGACACCATGGGTATGCTGGCCACCGTGATGAACTGCCTCGCGCTCGGCGAAGCACTGCGGCGCCACGGCCAGGCGGCGAGAACCTTCTCGGCCCTGCTGATGCCCGAAGTCTGCGATCTCTACACTCGCGCGTCCGCGCTCGAGACGCTCGCCGCAGGCGGCATCGCGCTGCTCGCCGGCGGCACCGGCAATCCGTTCTTCACCACCGACACCACCGCCGTGCTGCGCGCCGCCGAGATCGACGCCGGCGCGGTGCTGAAAGCCACCAATGTCGACGGCGTCTATACGGCCGACCCGAAGCGCGATCCGAATGCGAAGCGGTTCGAGCGGCTGACGCATTCGGAAGCGCTCGCCGGCGGCTACAAGGTCATGGATGCGACGGCTTTCGCGCTTGCCCGCGAGACGTCGCTGCCTATCATCGTGTTCTCCATCGCCGAGCCGGGATCGATCGGCGCCGTGCTGGGCGGCGCGGGCCGGGCGACTGTCGTCGCGGGTTGA
- a CDS encoding isoprenyl transferase, with amino-acid sequence MSKAAATATDRSDPPVIPAHVAIIMDGNGRWAAARGLPRAEGHRRGVEALRRVVRAANEIGIRYLTIFSFSSENWARPKSEIGDLFGLLRRFIRNDLASLHRDGVRVRVIGERDRLDRDLCAMLDEAQELTRNNTKLNLVVAFNYGSRQEIANAAQRLAREVAEGKRDPATIDIETLGRYLDAPDIPDPDLIIRTSGEQRLSNFLMWQAAYSELVFVPIHWPDFDKAALEGAIAEYARRERRFGGLAAKTGS; translated from the coding sequence ATGTCGAAAGCTGCCGCCACCGCGACTGACCGGTCGGATCCTCCCGTCATTCCGGCGCATGTCGCCATCATCATGGACGGTAATGGCCGCTGGGCCGCGGCGCGCGGCCTGCCGCGGGCCGAGGGGCATCGCCGCGGCGTCGAGGCGCTCCGCCGCGTCGTCCGGGCGGCGAACGAGATCGGCATCCGGTACCTGACCATCTTCTCGTTCAGCTCGGAGAACTGGGCCCGGCCGAAAAGCGAGATCGGCGATCTGTTCGGCCTGCTGCGACGCTTCATCCGGAACGACCTGGCGTCCCTGCACCGCGACGGCGTGCGCGTCCGCGTGATCGGCGAGCGCGACCGGCTCGATCGCGATCTGTGCGCGATGCTCGACGAGGCGCAGGAACTGACCCGCAACAACACCAAGCTCAATCTGGTGGTCGCCTTCAACTACGGTTCCCGGCAGGAGATCGCCAACGCCGCCCAGCGGCTGGCGCGCGAGGTCGCCGAGGGCAAGCGCGATCCGGCGACGATCGATATCGAGACGCTGGGCCGCTATCTCGACGCGCCCGACATTCCCGATCCGGACCTGATCATCCGCACCAGCGGAGAGCAACGATTGTCGAATTTCCTGATGTGGCAGGCGGCCTACAGTGAACTGGTGTTCGTGCCGATCCATTGGCCGGACTTCGACAAGGCCGCGCTGGAAGGTGCGATCGCCGAATATGCCCGGCGCGAGCGTCGTTTCGGCGGCTTGGCCGCGAAAACAGGATCGTGA
- a CDS encoding 30S ribosomal protein S2, which yields MALPEFSMRQLLEAGVHFGHQSHRWNPKMAEYIFGARNNIHIIDLAQTVPLMHRALQAISDTVAKGGRVLFVGTKRQAQDAVADAAKRSAQYFVNSRWLGGTLTNWKTISGSIKRLRHLDDVLNSGDANAYTKKERLTLQRERDKLDRSLGGIKDMGGLPDLIFVIDTNKEDIAIQEAQRLGIPVAAIVDTNCDPKGITYLVPGNDDAGRAIALYCDLIARAVIDGISRAQGDSGIDIGASSRPLREDLPVVQATAGFQGLSGPRGTPDDLKKLAGVSGDIEKKFNDLGIFHYWQLAELNSDTAHQIGEEVGLPGRVDGWVAQAKGLTAEAE from the coding sequence ATGGCACTTCCCGAATTCTCTATGCGTCAGCTGCTCGAAGCCGGCGTCCACTTTGGTCACCAGTCGCACCGCTGGAATCCGAAAATGGCCGAGTACATTTTCGGCGCCCGCAACAACATCCACATCATCGACCTCGCGCAGACCGTGCCGTTGATGCACCGCGCGCTGCAGGCGATCAGCGACACCGTCGCCAAGGGCGGCCGCGTGCTGTTCGTCGGCACCAAGCGGCAGGCCCAGGACGCCGTCGCCGACGCCGCCAAGCGGTCGGCGCAGTATTTCGTCAATTCGCGTTGGCTCGGCGGCACGCTGACCAACTGGAAGACGATCTCCGGTTCGATCAAGCGGCTGCGTCATCTCGACGACGTGCTGAACTCGGGCGACGCCAACGCCTACACCAAGAAGGAGCGGCTGACGCTGCAGCGCGAGCGCGACAAGCTCGACCGCTCGCTCGGCGGCATCAAGGACATGGGCGGCCTGCCGGACCTGATCTTCGTGATCGACACCAACAAGGAAGACATCGCGATCCAGGAAGCCCAGCGCCTCGGCATCCCGGTCGCGGCGATCGTCGATACCAATTGCGACCCGAAGGGCATCACCTATCTGGTGCCCGGCAATGACGACGCCGGCCGCGCCATCGCGCTGTATTGCGACCTGATCGCCCGCGCGGTGATCGACGGCATCTCGCGCGCGCAGGGCGATTCCGGCATCGACATCGGCGCCTCGTCGCGTCCGCTGCGCGAGGACCTGCCGGTCGTGCAGGCCACCGCCGGCTTCCAGGGACTCTCGGGTCCGCGCGGCACGCCTGACGACCTCAAGAAGCTCGCCGGCGTGTCCGGCGACATCGAGAAGAAGTTCAACGACCTCGGCATTTTCCACTACTGGCAGCTCGCCGAGCTCAACTCCGATACCGCGCATCAGATCGGCGAAGAAGTCGGTCTGCCGGGTCGCGTCGATGGCTGGGTCGCCCAGGCCAAGGGGCTGACCGCCGAGGCGGAATAG
- the dxr gene encoding 1-deoxy-D-xylulose-5-phosphate reductoisomerase, which translates to MSAVPLKNTGAAHDGVRTISVLGATGSIGDSTMDLLRAAPEKYRVEALTGNANVAGLAKLAKEFNARFVAVADPARLGELRAALAGTDIAYGAGESAVIEAASRPADWVMAAISGAAGLKPALAAVDRGATVALANKECLVCAGDFFMSRAVAAGACILPADSEHNALFQALASGNRHELTRVIITASGGPFRTWSAADIEQATLAQALKHPNWSMGQKITIDSASMMNKGLEVIEASYLFALSPDEIDVLVHPQSIVHGMVEFADHSVVAQLGAPDMRIPIAHCLGWPDRIVGRAARLDLAKIGQLTFEAPDFERFPGLRLAYDALRAGNGATTVYNAANEIAVAAFIAQKIRFGAIARLVEDTLNGWIRAGNLAPLSSADDAIAVDHNARNMAATLLPQIAAKAS; encoded by the coding sequence ATGAGTGCAGTCCCATTAAAGAATACCGGCGCCGCGCATGATGGCGTCCGCACCATCAGCGTCCTCGGCGCCACCGGGTCGATCGGCGACAGCACGATGGACCTGCTGCGCGCCGCCCCGGAAAAGTATCGGGTCGAGGCGCTGACCGGCAACGCCAACGTCGCCGGCCTCGCCAAGCTGGCGAAGGAGTTCAACGCCAGATTCGTCGCGGTGGCCGATCCGGCCCGGCTCGGCGAGTTGCGCGCTGCACTGGCCGGAACCGACATCGCCTATGGGGCAGGCGAGAGCGCGGTGATCGAGGCTGCGTCGCGGCCCGCCGACTGGGTGATGGCGGCGATCAGCGGCGCGGCTGGTCTCAAGCCGGCCCTGGCCGCGGTCGATCGTGGCGCCACGGTGGCGCTCGCCAACAAGGAGTGTCTGGTCTGCGCCGGGGACTTCTTCATGAGCCGGGCAGTCGCCGCGGGAGCTTGCATCCTGCCGGCCGACTCCGAACATAACGCGCTATTCCAGGCGCTGGCCTCGGGCAACCGCCACGAACTGACCCGCGTCATCATCACCGCTTCCGGCGGGCCGTTCCGGACCTGGTCCGCCGCCGACATCGAGCAGGCGACGCTGGCGCAGGCGCTGAAGCATCCGAACTGGAGCATGGGCCAGAAGATCACCATCGATTCGGCCTCGATGATGAACAAGGGCCTCGAGGTGATCGAGGCGTCGTATTTGTTCGCGCTGTCGCCGGACGAGATCGACGTGCTGGTGCATCCGCAGTCGATCGTTCACGGCATGGTCGAATTCGCCGACCATTCGGTGGTGGCGCAGCTCGGCGCTCCGGACATGCGAATCCCGATCGCGCATTGCCTCGGCTGGCCGGACCGGATCGTCGGCCGCGCCGCCAGGCTGGACCTCGCCAAGATCGGCCAGTTGACGTTCGAAGCCCCGGATTTCGAACGGTTCCCGGGCCTGCGGCTGGCCTATGACGCGCTGCGCGCCGGCAACGGCGCGACCACCGTCTACAATGCGGCCAACGAGATCGCGGTCGCCGCCTTCATTGCCCAGAAGATCAGGTTCGGGGCGATCGCCCGGCTGGTCGAGGACACCCTGAACGGGTGGATCCGCGCCGGCAATCTGGCCCCGCTCAGCAGCGCCGACGATGCCATCGCCGTTGACCATAACGCGCGAAATATGGCCGCCACCCTATTGCCTCAAATTGCCGCAAAGGCATCCTAG